In Allorhizobium pseudoryzae, the genomic window CATCACCCCTTCGCGTGCCTTCTTGACCATCGGCGTGTTGGTGTACACTTCCGGCAGTTCGCCGTTCGGCCCGCCACGGATGTCGCGCACGCCCATAGCGCAGGAGGCTGCCGGCTTCGGCGGGCCACCCTTCACCTCGATCAGACACATGCGGCAGTTACCGGCCACCGACAGGCGTTCATGGAAACAGAAGCGCGGAACTTCGGCACCAGCTTCCTCGCACGCCTGCAACAGCGTGAAGTGATCCGGAACCTCGATCTCTTTGCCGTCTACCTTGAGCTTAACCATCGTCACTTACGTCCTGTTTCCAGTCCCCTGCCCTCTTCGATCGGAAGAGACCAGCGACACATTCCGTCACCGCAGCAGGGCCTTTGCCTGCGCGATCCAATTGTCCTTCGCAATACGGCCATCGAGACCAAGCTCGCGGTCGACATGCTCCACATCCTTATCCGTCCAGGCGGCGATCTGCGCGAAACGGGTCACACCCATGCCACCCAGCATCTCCGCCAGCTTCGGGCCGATGCCGGAGATCTTCTTCAGATCATCGGCGGCCTTGGCTGCCTTCTTGCGCGGCTGCGGCTTTGCGGCCACCGCCACCGGCTGTGTCGCCACCGGGGCAACCGCTGCCTTTTCAGCCTTCACAGGCTTTGCAGGCTTCTCCGCCTTCGGCCCGACCTTCGGCTTTGCCTTAGCAACCGGCTCAGCCTTTGCCGCGGGCTTCTCCGCAGGCACGGCGGCGACCTTTGCTGCCGGCTTCGGTTTTGCCACCTTTGCCACCGGCTTTTCGGCAGGCTTGGTTGCGACCGAAGGCTTTGCCTCGGGTGCCGCAGCCTTCGCCACCACCGGTGCCGGCACCATCTCGACCTTGACCGGCTCGGCGGCCTTCACGATCGGCTGGACCGGCGCTTCAGGCGCCTTTGGCTGAGCCGCCACGGACGGCTTGGCCGTCGCTTCCATGGCCGCCTGCATCATGCCGAAGAAGGCGCTGGCGAACTGGGTGCTGAGGGCCATGCCGGCCGCCGTTGCCGCCGCCATGACTTCCATCGGGTTGGCCGGCGCGCGCTCGGCAAACGGCAGAGAAAATCCGATCGACGGTTTGTCCGTCGATTGATCCGTACCAGTCTTGCCTGCGTCACCTGCCATCCGTTGTCACTCCGCTGCTTCGAGTACCGCGCCTTCGCTGGTCGCACGGGCGGTGTACTGGTCGATCCGCTGTTCGATCTCCGGACGAAAGTTGCGGATCAGGCCCTGGATCGGCCAGGCGGCCGCATCACCCAGAGCACAGATCGTGTGTCCTTCGATCTGCTTGGAAACCTGGAACAGCATGTCGATCTCGCGCTTCTGCGCGTTGCCCTTCACCATGCGCTCCAGAACACGCATCATCCAGCCGGTGCCTTCACGGCACGGCGTGCACTGGCCGCAGCTTTCATGCTTGAAGAAAGCCGCAATGCGCCAGATCGCCTTGATGATGTCCGTGGACTTGTCCATCACGATCATGCCGCCGGTGCCGAACGAGGATTTGACCTCGCGCATGCCGTCGAAATCCATGATCGCATCGGCCATGTCTTCACCGCGCACGACCGGGCAGGACGCGCCGCCCGGGATGACGGCCAGAAGATTGTCCCAGCCGCCGCGAATGCCACCACAGTGGCGCTCGATGAGTTCGCGGAAGGAATGGCCCATCGCTTCTTCGAAGGTGCAGGGCTTGTTGACGTGGCCCGAGACCATGAACAGCTTGGTGCCGACATTGTTGGCACGTCCGATCGAGGAGAACCAGGAGGCGCCGCGACGCAGGATGGTCGGGGCAACGGCGATCGATTCGACGTTGTTGACCGTGGTCGGGCAGCCATAGAGGCCCATGTTGGCCGGGAACGGCGGCTTCAGGCGCGGCTGGCCCTTCTTGCCTTCGAGGCTTTCGAGCAGCGCGGTTTCCTCGCCGCAGATATAGGCGCCGGCGCCGTGATGGACGTAGATGTCGAAATCCCAGCCGCACTTGTTGTTCGTGCCGAGGAGGCCGGCATCGTAGCACTCGTCGATCGCCGCCTGCAGCGCCTCACGTTCGCGGATATATTCGCCGCGCACATAGATATAGGCCGTGTGGGCACCCATGGCGAAACCGGCGATCACGCAGCCTTCGATCAGCGTATGCGGATCGTGGCGCATGATGTCGCGGTCCTTGCAGGTGCCGGGCTCGGACTCGTCCGCATTGACCACGAGGTAATGCGGGCGGCCGTCGCTTTCCTTCGGCATGAAGGACCATTTCAGGCCCGTCGGGAAGCCTGCACCACCACGACCGCGAAGACCGGACGCCTTCATCTCGTTGATGATCCAGTCGCGGCCCTTTTCGATGATCTGCTTGGTTCCATCCCAATGGCCACGGCTCATGGCGCCCTTCACGGACTTGTCCTTGAGACCGTAGATATTGGTAAAGATGCGATCCTGATCCTTAAGCATGTCTCACCTCTTACCGCGGCTTCTTGCCGAAAACCCGGACATATTCTTCTTCACCGCCACGCGCGAGCGCATCGGCCTGGCGGATCCAGTCATCGCGCTGGATGCGGCCGCCGAACTTCAGGTAGCTATCCACCCAGGCCGACTGTTCCGGCGTAAAGGCCGCAACCTGTGCGAAGGTGTAGATGCCGAGTTCGTGCAGCGTATTTTCGATCTTCGGGCCGACGCCGGAGATCAGCTTCAGGTCATCGACGACCGCCGGCTTCTCGATGGCCTGCGGACGCGACGGATCGTCGAGCGAAACCTTGACCGGTGCGCCTTCGGCGGTGCTGCCGGGCGCCTTCGGATCCGGATCGGAGGCCTTGGTGGCCGAGAGCGGACCGGCTTCGGCAGCCTTGGCATTGGCTTCCGCCGCGGCCGGTGCCGTGACCGGCGTCTTCAGCGAGGCATTGGTCTCGGCGGCGGTGTCCTTCGGACGAGCAGCTTCGGCGGGCGGCACCTGAGCCGCCGGCGCTTCCGGCTGGGCTTCGAGGTTGGTGCGGACCGGCTTCACCTCTTCGAGAAGCGTGACCGGGCCACCTTCCGGTGCGGAGGTGTGACGATCGACCTGCGGGCCGGTCTTCACGTCTGCGCCCTTGCCTGCCTCGAACGCATCGATGATCTCTTCGAGACGCTCGGGCGTCAGGTCCTCATAGGCGTCCTTGAAGATCATCACCATCGGCGCGTTGACGCAGGCGCCCTGACATTCGACCTCTTCCCAGGAGAGCGTGCCGGAGGCGTTCAGCGCGAAGGGATCGTGATGGATCTTGCGCTTGCAGACCTCCATCAGCGCTTCGGAACCTCTGAGCATGCACGGCGTTGTACCGCACACCTGGACGTGCGCCTTCGTGCCGATCGGCTTCAGCTGGAACTGCGTGTAGAAGGTCGCAACCTCCAGTACGCGGATATAGGGCATCGACAGCTTTTCGGCGACGAATTCGATCGCCGCGCGCGTGACCCAGCCGTCCTGCTCCTGCGCACGCATGAGCAGCGGGATGACCGCCGATTGCTGGCGCCCTTCCGGGTATTTCCGGATCGTCGCTTCCGCCCAGGCTGCGTTATCCGCAGTGAAGGCAAAAGCGGCCGGCTGGAACTGATCTTCGGCTAGTCGACGAACGGACATTCTTTCTCACGCCTTATCAATTGATCGATGCACAACGCGTCTTCGTGACATTGACGAATTCGCAGGCATAAGCAGACGTACCCTTCTGCATGAAAACGATCAGCTTCGATCCATTGGGCACGGCAGACTTGATTTCATACTCCCTGGAGAGAAGTTGCGCCATGGTGGCGTCGCCTCCCCGCTCCGTCCCGACGGCTGCTCCGAGCGACTGCGCAAACGCAGCCGTCGAAAACAGGCAAGCCAGGAGAGCGAGAGCGACGCGGGCCATCAGCGGTCCACCTCTCCGAACACGATATCGAGCGACCCGAGCACGGCCGACACGTCGGCGAGCTGGTGGCCACGGCACATGAAGTCCATCGACTGCAGGTGTGCGTAACCCGGGGCGCGGATCTTGCAGCGATACGGCTTGTTGGTGCCATCCGAGACGAGGTAGACGCCGAATTCGCCCTTCGGCGCTTCGACGGCGGCATAGACCTCGCCGGCCGGCACGTGGAAACCTTCGGTGTAGAGCTTGAAATGGTGGATGAGGGCTTCCATCGAGCGCTTCATCTCGCCACGCTTCGGCGGAACGACCTTGCCGTCGATCGACGAGACCGGGCCGGTCTTGGCATCCGACAGCAGGCGGTTGACGCACTGCTTCATGATCTTCACCGATTCCTGCATTTCGATCATGCGGATCAGGTAACGATCGTAGCAGTCGCCGTTCTTGCCGATCGCGATGTCGAAATCGAGGTCCGCATAGCACTCGTAGGGCTGCGACTTGCGCAGGTCCCACTTGGCGCCGGAACCGCGCACCATGACGCCGGAGAAACCCCAGGCCCAGGCGTCTTCCAGCTTCACGACGCCGATATCGACGTTGCGCTGCTTGAAGATGCGGTTGTCGGTGATGAGCCCGTGGATGTCATCGAGCTTTTCCGGGAACTGGTCGCACCACTTGCCGATATCCTCGACGAGTTCGACCGGCAGGTCCTGGTGGACACCACCCGGACGGAAATAGGCGGCGTGCATGCGCGAGCCGGAGGCGCGCTCATAAAACACCATCAGCTTCTCGCGCTCTTCGAAACCCCAGAGCGGCGGCGTCAGCGCGCCGACGTCCATGGCCTGCGTCGTGACGTTCAGAAGATGCGACAGGATGCGGCCGATTTCCGAATAGAGCACGCGGATCAACTGGCCGCGGATCGGAACCGTGATGCCGAGCAGCTTTTCCACCGCCAGACAGTAGGCATGCTCCTGGTTCATCGGCGCGACGTAATCGAGGCGGTCGAAGTAAGGCAGCGCCTGCAGATAGGTCTTGGCCTCGATCAGCTTTTCGGTGCCGCGGTGCAAAAGGCCGATATGCGGGTCCACGCGCTCGACGATTTCACCGTCCAGCTCGAGAACCAGCCGCAGAACGCCGTGCGCCGCAGGGTGCTGCGGGCCGAAGTTGATGTTGAAATTGCGGACGTTGTGTTCAGTCATTGGCGCGCTCCGCGCTGGTGATTAGCGAATAGCGAATAGCGAATAGTTGATCCAGTCCGCTCATGTCTTCTCCTGCAGGCTTCGGATCAGCGAACGCATCATCTTTCCGATTTCATCACATTGATCGATCAAGCTCTGAAACTCCTGCCCAGGAATGGTGTCCACCCTGCGCGCAATGATGAGATGCGTTTCCAACTCCTTCAACGATCCTTGCGCGATTCTCAGAAACTGAACGAAACTTCCGGTGTTTTCCCGTCCGTGGCCTTCCGCGATATTGGCCGCCACGGAGGTTGACGCCCGCCTGATTTGCGACGTCAAACCGTAAAGCTCGCTCTTCGGAAAATCTTCGGTGCAACGATAACATTGAACAGCGAGTTCAATTGCTTGCTGCCACACCTTCAGATCTTTGTAAGAGCTGATCGTCTGCCTTGTCCTTTCTGTATGGCGACAACTATTCGCTATTCGCTACTCGCTATTCGCCCCAAAAAACCGTTTAAGCCTTTGCCTTCTCATCCCCCGGCAGCACGTAATCCGTGCCTTCCCAGGGGCTCAAGAAATCGAAGCTGCGGAATTCCTGCCTGAGGTTGACGGGTTCGTAGACGACGCGCTTGGCGCTGTCGTCGTAGCGCACCTCGACAAAACCCGTGAGCGGGAAATCCTTGCGCAGCGGATGGCCTTCGAAACCGTAATCGGTGAGGATGCGGCGCAGGTCCGGGTGACCGGTGAACATGATGCCGTAGAGATCCCAGGCCTCGCGTTCGAACCAGTCGGCGCCCGGATAGACGGAACAGGCCGACGGCACTGCTTCGTCCTCCGCCGTCTCCACCTTGACGCGCACGCGCATATTCTGGCGCGGCGAGAGCAGATGGTAGACCACGTCGAAGCGGCGCGCGCGCTGCGGCCAGTCGACGCCGCAGACATCGATCATGTTGACGAAACCGCACTGCACGTCGTCGCGCAGGAAGGTCAAGAGCGGGATCAGCTTGTCGGCATCCGCCGTCAGCGTCAGCTCGCCATAGGCAACCGTCGAGGATGCGACAAGACCCGGCCGCACTTCGGCGAGGTAGGAGGCGAATTCGTTCAGGGCTTCACTCATAATGCGTCCTCGCCCTTAGCGTTCGATCGTTCCGGTCCGGCGGATCTTCTTCTGCAGCAGAAGCACGCCGTACAGCAGCGCTTCCGCCGTGGGGGGACAGCCGGGAACGTAGATATCCACCGGCACCACGCGGTCGCAACCACGCACCACCGAATAGGAATAGTGATAGTAGCCGCCGCCATTGGCACAGGAGCCCATGGAGATGACATAGCGCGGCTCCGGCATCTGGTCATAGACCTTGCGCAGAGCGGGCGCCATCTTGTTGGTCAGCGTGCCGGCAACGATCATCACGTCGGACTGACGCGGGCTGGCGCGTGGCGCAAAACCGAACCGCTCGACGTCATAGCGCGGCATCGAGAGCTGCATCATTTCCACGGCGCAGCAGGCGAGACCGAAGGTCATCCACATCAGCGAGCCGGTGCGGGCCCAGTTGATCAACTCGTCGGTCGAGGTGACGAGAAAACCCTTGTCGGCGAGCTCATTGTTGATCTCGCCGAAGAAAGCGTCGTCGCTGCCGATGGGCTTGCCCGTGCGGGGATCGATGATCCCCTTGGGCTGCGGCGCCATGAGGGTGGAGGAATTGTCCACTACTCCCATTCCAGCGCTCCTTTCTTCCATTCATAGATAAAGCCGATGGTCAGAACCCCGAGGAAGACCATCATGGACCAGAAGCCGAACCAGCCGATTTCCCCGAAGGACACAGCCCAGGGGAAGAGGAACGCCACTTCCAGGTCGAAAATGATGAAGAGGATCGACACCAGGTAAAAGCGAATGTCGAACTTCATGCGCGCGTCGTCGAAGGCGTTGAAACCGCATTCGTAGGCCGAGAGCTTTTCCGAATCGGGCGCCTTGTAGGCAACGGCGAACGGCGCAATCAGAAGCGCGATGCCGATCACGAGAGAGATGCCTATGAAGATCGCTATCGGAACATAGGAACTCAGGAGTTCTGTCATGGTATTCGATCCCTGCTTGCCAAGCAGTGCCGGGCGGCACGAAAGCGAATGCGCGGCAAGCGAACGTGCATTGCAACAAGCCGTGACTAGCGCAGGCAGGGTCCGGGCGCAAGAGCTTTGAACGACCGGTCCCGCACCAAAATGGCACAAATCCGAATGCCCGCTATGTATTGCTTCAGACTTCGGCCCGCCACGGGAACATATCAGCAAAAACTGTCGAAGACGCGGAATAACATGATGATGGCCTTCATGTTATCGACACAGCCACCGACCGCGCCGCCCTCGGGCCCAGTCCCGTAACGGCATGCTCCGCAAACAACTGTCTTGACGGCAGATAAGGGTGGAACAGAGCCCGTGCAATGGTCCCGCCGACTATTTTAGCACACCGAGATAAAACGTCGCACCCAAAGAGATAGACCCCGCCTGGCACATATCGGCGCCGCACGAGTTGGGGCCTCAACAGGAGAGAAAAATCATGGCCAATCACGAAAAGATGAGCACCGGCAGCAATGACCGCCCGAAGAACGCCAGCATCGCCCAGACGGGTCCGGGGCCGCCCGACGATTCGAGCGCTCCGATCACGCCCTCGCCCGAGGACGAACAGGCAGTGCGGCGCGCACTCGACACGCCCTCGCCCCGCGAACGGTTGACGCGAGAGGTGGACGAAGAGATCAAGGCCTCCGCGCGCGGCTCCGAGTGAGCCAATAACCCTGCTGTCCATCGCCTCCGGCGATCGTCAAGACATTCCGAAAGAGAGACAGGAAATGGCGCGAGTGACGGGGCTCGAACCCGCGACCTCCGGCGTGACAGGCCGGCACTCTAACCGACTGAGCTACACCCGCGCATTGCTGCCACATGAAGCGGCAAGGTCTTGAATTGAATGGCGCGAGTGACGGGGCTCGAACCCGCGACCTCCGGCGTGACAGGCCGGCACTCTAACCGACTGAGCTACACCCGCGCATTTCAAAGGGGAAAACCAACCCCGTCGATCGGCAGCGCCAATCGATGTGCGGCTCTCTAAGGGGTTCATCTGGAGGTGTCAAGCAGGTTTGAAGACAAAACCGTGACGAAGCGGAAAATGATGCCGCCCCCTTTCCCCAAGCATCCACAGGGCTGTGGATGATGCGCCATGCGCCTTTGCTCAAATACCCGGTTTTGCAGGGATTTTCCGTGAACCCACACCGGTCGGCGCGAAAAAAATCAAAAAAACTTCACAAACACTCTTGCGTCTTTTCCGCGATCCGCATAGATCACGGCCACCGACGCGGCGGACACTGGTTCGCTGAAACGTCCGGGCGATTAGCTCAGTTGGTAGAGCGCTTCGTTTACACCGAAGATGTCGGGAGTTCGAGTCTCTCATCGCCCACCATCCCCAAATTATGGGTTTGATTTCTCATCTCTTTTTCCCTCGTTTGTCTCGCTTGTCTTTCCGCCGCCGGAAAACGAGACACTTTTGAGTTTTTCATGCGCTTGTCGACGCTCGTAGGCGTTCACCCTGAGCTTCCGTTTTTCCGCCTGATCGATGTAGATTTGCGCAGTTCTGAGGTTCGACCATCCGAACACGGCGCATAACTCCGGCGCGCTTGCACCGCTCTCGGCATAGGCCACAGCCGCTGCCTTTCTAAGGCCATGCGCTGAACACTCCAGGAGCCCAGCTTCGACGCACCAGCGTTTGAACGCGTTGCCGAAGCTCTCGATCGTGAACGATGCGTTTCGGGCATTCATTATATAGCTGCTGCCTGTCGGCGTTTTCTGCAACGCCTCGATCAGCTCCGGCGTTAGACGAGATTCGATCTCGACCGGGAAGCGGTTCCGAGCCTTGTAGGCCGTAAACCGCAGCCAACGCTGACCGTCTCGCATGAACTCGTTGCGGGGACCGATCGATGCGGCATCGGATCGCCGGGCGCCGACGGTGATCATGACTTCCATCGCCAGACGCGGCACGGTCCCGATCGGCCAATGCGCGCGATAGATATCGATCTCGGCGGGCGTCCAGGTGTGGAAGCCGCCTTTCTTCCGGTTGATAGGCGCGATGCCAATGGCCGGATTGTGGCTCATCAGTTTCGGATTACGCTTCATGGCCCAGTTGAAGACGGCGCGAAGCACCTTCACCAACTTGTCGGCAGCGCCCGGTGTATCCTTCCGGGCGAGCTGACTTCGCTCCATGTCCTCGCGTCGGTACTTCTTATAGGGATGATCTCCCGCCTTCTCCGCGAACCGGCTCAATACGCTTCGCTTGTCCTTCTGCGTGGCCTTGTCCAGCCGCATGAACTCCGGCGATCGGTAATACTGGTCGAACAGCCAGTTGAATGTCTCTTCCCGAATCACAGGGGCTTTCGGCTTTGCCGCTTCCTCACCGGCGGCATCACCCCGCAACTCCGTAATAGCCGCGAAATAGGCCAGCATGAAATCCTGCGTGATCTCGCCAGCCGCATCCTTGAACGGCTGGCGAATGCGCTTCTTTTGGAACCGCCCGCCGATCTTCAGGCGAACATAAAAGCGGTCCCTTCCCTTCTCATCCGGATCATGCACCAGGTATCGCAGTTGGGTTTTCATCAAACCACGACCCCGTCAAACGGGTTTGGTCCGTCGTCGAGGGCATCACCCTCGGCCGCTTCCTGAAGGTCGCGCCAGGCGCTTCGAACCTTCTCGGCATCCCATAGAGCAATACCGCCCACCCTGACAGCCTGAGGCATCCTGCCGGCTCGAACCCATCCGTCAAAGGTTGACGGGGAAATTCCGAGCGTAGCCGCCGCTTCGTCGCGCCTCAGGGCGATTCTCTGCAGGGAAATCGTTCGAAGTGTCGGCTGAACGCTCTTCCTCTTCCGAATTGGCGGCTTGCCGCTCTCCTCTGATGTCGCTACCCGAGCCATCACTCTTCCTCGATAAGATCAGATTCCGCGTACCAATAGGCATCACGCCCGGCGATCTTCAGATCGAGGCGGACGAAGTAGCGATGACGGCCAGTGATAGCTTCCGCCCGCACTTCGATCCTGCCGGACTTGCGGCTTCTCAAGATCGTCACCCGTTGGCCAAGGCCAAACTTGAGCTTTTCCATGATTCCCGCCCCGCCATCATGCCGACGCCGACGCCTGCGCGTCCACCAGGTCGATACGGCTCAAGGCGGTATCAAGGCAGCGGGCGGCGGCTTCCGTCGTGCGGGCGATGTCGGAAATGACCTGATGACAATCCGCGAAGGGCGTGGCCAGCGGCATCACGGTAATCTGTCGAAGCGCCTGGTGCGCCAGCCGCACCATGGCTTGCGCTTCCCGCACGACCTCGTAGACCGCGTCGAGATCGGCCGCTTGACCGATGCGTTCGGCGGACTTTGAGACAGGCGCGGCCTCCAACTCTTGCTTACGGAAGAAAGTCAGAGCACTGCACACCAGAGGCTTGACCAAGGGACTGGCGCAAGCAAATCCATCAAGTTCTCGAACGACCACTTCGAGCGCCAGCAAGCTTTCCGGAACACTGACAGCTGCCCCCTTCCACTCGGAAAGCACATCCATCGGGCACCCGTATGTCTCTTGATCGAAGCCCTCCGGAGGTTCGCCATCGAAGTGCGCGGCTTCATACGCGGCCATCCCGCGATGATAGTCGGCGATTGCTTGCGTAAGGCTGAGTGTGGCCGACCCAACATCAGCCGACGCATCGAGGTCCGTTGTACCGGCATCGCGGGCAGATAGCCCCTCGCCCCGCCCCTGCGCGTCCACCAGGTCAATACGGCTCAAGGCGGTATCGAGGCAGCGGGCGGCTGCTTCCGTCGTGCGGGCGATGTCGGAAATGTCCTGATGAAAATCCGCGAAGGGCGTGGCCAACGGCATCACGGCAATCTGCCGGAGCGCCTGGCGGGCAAGCCGCACCATGGCTTGCGCCTCCCTTACACCGTCATAGATCCGGTCCCTGTCAATGTTCAGCGTCTCGCTTGCGTCAAGCTTCACCACATCGGCATCATCACCGACCGGTACCTTTTCGAGAAAACCGAGTGCGGCAGACACAAGGGAGAAGATGAGAGGTGATTCTTCGAAGTCCTTTGCTTCATCT contains:
- a CDS encoding 5' DNA nuclease; amino-acid sequence: MAGDAGKTGTDQSTDKPSIGFSLPFAERAPANPMEVMAAATAAGMALSTQFASAFFGMMQAAMEATAKPSVAAQPKAPEAPVQPIVKAAEPVKVEMVPAPVVAKAAAPEAKPSVATKPAEKPVAKVAKPKPAAKVAAVPAEKPAAKAEPVAKAKPKVGPKAEKPAKPVKAEKAAVAPVATQPVAVAAKPQPRKKAAKAADDLKKISGIGPKLAEMLGGMGVTRFAQIAAWTDKDVEHVDRELGLDGRIAKDNWIAQAKALLR
- the nuoF gene encoding NADH-quinone oxidoreductase subunit NuoF, coding for MLKDQDRIFTNIYGLKDKSVKGAMSRGHWDGTKQIIEKGRDWIINEMKASGLRGRGGAGFPTGLKWSFMPKESDGRPHYLVVNADESEPGTCKDRDIMRHDPHTLIEGCVIAGFAMGAHTAYIYVRGEYIREREALQAAIDECYDAGLLGTNNKCGWDFDIYVHHGAGAYICGEETALLESLEGKKGQPRLKPPFPANMGLYGCPTTVNNVESIAVAPTILRRGASWFSSIGRANNVGTKLFMVSGHVNKPCTFEEAMGHSFRELIERHCGGIRGGWDNLLAVIPGGASCPVVRGEDMADAIMDFDGMREVKSSFGTGGMIVMDKSTDIIKAIWRIAAFFKHESCGQCTPCREGTGWMMRVLERMVKGNAQKREIDMLFQVSKQIEGHTICALGDAAAWPIQGLIRNFRPEIEQRIDQYTARATSEGAVLEAAE
- a CDS encoding NADH-quinone oxidoreductase subunit E; translation: MSVRRLAEDQFQPAAFAFTADNAAWAEATIRKYPEGRQQSAVIPLLMRAQEQDGWVTRAAIEFVAEKLSMPYIRVLEVATFYTQFQLKPIGTKAHVQVCGTTPCMLRGSEALMEVCKRKIHHDPFALNASGTLSWEEVECQGACVNAPMVMIFKDAYEDLTPERLEEIIDAFEAGKGADVKTGPQVDRHTSAPEGGPVTLLEEVKPVRTNLEAQPEAPAAQVPPAEAARPKDTAAETNASLKTPVTAPAAAEANAKAAEAGPLSATKASDPDPKAPGSTAEGAPVKVSLDDPSRPQAIEKPAVVDDLKLISGVGPKIENTLHELGIYTFAQVAAFTPEQSAWVDSYLKFGGRIQRDDWIRQADALARGGEEEYVRVFGKKPR
- a CDS encoding NADH-quinone oxidoreductase subunit D, which codes for MTEHNVRNFNINFGPQHPAAHGVLRLVLELDGEIVERVDPHIGLLHRGTEKLIEAKTYLQALPYFDRLDYVAPMNQEHAYCLAVEKLLGITVPIRGQLIRVLYSEIGRILSHLLNVTTQAMDVGALTPPLWGFEEREKLMVFYERASGSRMHAAYFRPGGVHQDLPVELVEDIGKWCDQFPEKLDDIHGLITDNRIFKQRNVDIGVVKLEDAWAWGFSGVMVRGSGAKWDLRKSQPYECYADLDFDIAIGKNGDCYDRYLIRMIEMQESVKIMKQCVNRLLSDAKTGPVSSIDGKVVPPKRGEMKRSMEALIHHFKLYTEGFHVPAGEVYAAVEAPKGEFGVYLVSDGTNKPYRCKIRAPGYAHLQSMDFMCRGHQLADVSAVLGSLDIVFGEVDR
- a CDS encoding four helix bundle protein; this encodes MKVWQQAIELAVQCYRCTEDFPKSELYGLTSQIRRASTSVAANIAEGHGRENTGSFVQFLRIAQGSLKELETHLIIARRVDTIPGQEFQSLIDQCDEIGKMMRSLIRSLQEKT
- a CDS encoding NADH-quinone oxidoreductase subunit C; translated protein: MSEALNEFASYLAEVRPGLVASSTVAYGELTLTADADKLIPLLTFLRDDVQCGFVNMIDVCGVDWPQRARRFDVVYHLLSPRQNMRVRVKVETAEDEAVPSACSVYPGADWFEREAWDLYGIMFTGHPDLRRILTDYGFEGHPLRKDFPLTGFVEVRYDDSAKRVVYEPVNLRQEFRSFDFLSPWEGTDYVLPGDEKAKA
- a CDS encoding NuoB/complex I 20 kDa subunit family protein is translated as MGVVDNSSTLMAPQPKGIIDPRTGKPIGSDDAFFGEINNELADKGFLVTSTDELINWARTGSLMWMTFGLACCAVEMMQLSMPRYDVERFGFAPRASPRQSDVMIVAGTLTNKMAPALRKVYDQMPEPRYVISMGSCANGGGYYHYSYSVVRGCDRVVPVDIYVPGCPPTAEALLYGVLLLQKKIRRTGTIER
- a CDS encoding NADH-quinone oxidoreductase subunit A, which gives rise to MTELLSSYVPIAIFIGISLVIGIALLIAPFAVAYKAPDSEKLSAYECGFNAFDDARMKFDIRFYLVSILFIIFDLEVAFLFPWAVSFGEIGWFGFWSMMVFLGVLTIGFIYEWKKGALEWE
- a CDS encoding tyrosine-type recombinase/integrase; the encoded protein is MHDPDEKGRDRFYVRLKIGGRFQKKRIRQPFKDAAGEITQDFMLAYFAAITELRGDAAGEEAAKPKAPVIREETFNWLFDQYYRSPEFMRLDKATQKDKRSVLSRFAEKAGDHPYKKYRREDMERSQLARKDTPGAADKLVKVLRAVFNWAMKRNPKLMSHNPAIGIAPINRKKGGFHTWTPAEIDIYRAHWPIGTVPRLAMEVMITVGARRSDAASIGPRNEFMRDGQRWLRFTAYKARNRFPVEIESRLTPELIEALQKTPTGSSYIMNARNASFTIESFGNAFKRWCVEAGLLECSAHGLRKAAAVAYAESGASAPELCAVFGWSNLRTAQIYIDQAEKRKLRVNAYERRQAHEKLKSVSFSGGGKTSETNEGKRDEKSNP